One Nostoc punctiforme PCC 73102 DNA window includes the following coding sequences:
- a CDS encoding Crp/Fnr family transcriptional regulator, whose product MEDRYSLQAQANPWMITSAPFFQGLPEPAVESALIHLVTRTHPANQVILLENDWGGSVYFIMDGWVKIRTYNLEGKEVTLNILGKGELFGEMAALDEVPRSTDVITLAPTVIGSMPAQDFVKLLQIEPLAGVRLAQLMARRLRQVNRRLRLRESDSQSRVADTLLFLAEGQGKKGQTGTEIPNLPHRELSSLSGLARETVTRVLTRLEKKGLIKRDQDTICIPDLSALERMIV is encoded by the coding sequence ATGGAAGACCGATATAGCTTGCAAGCACAGGCTAATCCCTGGATGATCACCTCCGCTCCCTTTTTTCAAGGGTTGCCAGAACCTGCTGTGGAATCAGCCCTTATCCATCTTGTTACCCGCACTCACCCAGCCAATCAGGTAATTCTGCTAGAAAATGACTGGGGTGGTTCTGTGTATTTTATTATGGACGGATGGGTCAAAATCCGCACCTACAATCTGGAAGGTAAAGAGGTAACGCTAAATATTCTTGGTAAAGGGGAATTGTTTGGTGAAATGGCGGCGCTAGATGAAGTTCCTCGCTCCACAGATGTGATTACCTTAGCCCCAACAGTAATTGGCAGTATGCCTGCTCAGGATTTTGTCAAATTACTTCAGATAGAACCATTGGCTGGAGTTCGATTGGCGCAATTAATGGCACGACGTTTGCGGCAAGTAAATCGCCGATTGCGTTTGCGGGAATCTGATAGCCAGTCACGAGTGGCAGATACGTTGCTATTTTTGGCAGAAGGGCAGGGAAAAAAAGGGCAAACAGGAACGGAAATCCCCAATTTACCTCATCGAGAATTGAGTAGTTTAAGCGGACTGGCACGGGAAACTGTGACACGAGTATTGACAAGGCTAGAAAAAAAAGGCTTGATTAAACGGGATCAAGACACTATTTGTATTCCCGATTTGTCAGCCTTGGAAAGAATGATAGTTTAA
- a CDS encoding DUF2232 domain-containing protein: MSILDSLPDEPEEEPSPESSTPHNHWLDKEQQLMPPQLKADAPLRMVETAFLASTASLIWFINFYFPLGPVLRIFFPVPIALVYLRWGKRAAWMAALTSGLLLTVLMGPARSLLFVMPYGFMGVLLGATWYRRRVPWIVSITLGTLLGTLGVFFRLWLLSVLSGEDLWIYVITQVTEFIEWVFLKLSLLASPSVFLIQVGAIALILLNNFIYLFVVHLAAWFLFDRLGNPIPRPPRWVQVLMDYEG; this comes from the coding sequence ATGAGTATTTTAGATTCTCTGCCAGATGAACCTGAGGAAGAACCATCACCTGAATCTTCAACTCCCCACAATCATTGGTTAGACAAAGAACAACAGTTAATGCCTCCTCAACTCAAGGCTGATGCGCCGTTGAGGATGGTAGAAACGGCATTTTTAGCCAGTACTGCTAGCTTAATTTGGTTTATTAATTTCTATTTTCCCTTGGGCCCAGTTTTACGGATATTTTTTCCGGTTCCCATCGCTCTAGTTTATCTGCGTTGGGGCAAGCGTGCAGCATGGATGGCAGCACTCACCTCTGGGTTACTGCTGACTGTACTGATGGGGCCAGCCCGTAGTTTGCTGTTTGTCATGCCCTACGGGTTTATGGGGGTGCTTTTGGGAGCGACATGGTATCGTCGTCGTGTTCCCTGGATTGTTTCTATCACCTTGGGTACGCTGTTGGGTACTTTGGGGGTCTTTTTTAGACTGTGGTTGCTGTCTGTTTTGTCGGGTGAAGACCTGTGGATTTATGTGATTACCCAAGTGACTGAGTTCATTGAGTGGGTATTTTTGAAGCTGAGTTTATTGGCGAGTCCCAGCGTGTTTTTGATTCAAGTGGGAGCGATCGCTCTAATTTTACTCAACAACTTTATCTACCTTTTTGTGGTACACCTCGCAGCATGGTTTCTTTTTGACCGTCTGGGCAATCCCATTCCCCGTCCACCACGCTGGGTACAAGTCCTCATGGATTATGAGGGATAG
- the cobT gene encoding nicotinate mononucleotide-dependent phosphoribosyltransferase CobT — protein MPNSQIRIYTQKEQGEEWLRRYRGCLPVFGCVLGFTETGLIPGISAAGRTPEDRKYTACADAEFLYYGPEHKPQHPLPSLAAGASPVLISRAVFESLKIPVHLFNAGLPHPPAVPLIDLGGASAKCLSGGAAMEITTVHHLFKQGLLWGERLAANMQQSYVIFGECVVGGTTTALAILTALGIDAAGKVNSSHPICNHGQKWALVQAGLEKIMGSRGQDEIFQSQIMTSVDPLKIVAAVGDPMQVVVAGMAIAASRSCGVMLAGGTQMLAVYALMSAIAQAYALSWQPEAVVVGTTRWVAEDPTGATVDLALSLEKGNLIQSGRTPSLLATDLSFADSRYPQLRAYEQGFVKEGMGAGAACIAAHLSQNWQQDQLLAAIESQLERLSTAFH, from the coding sequence ATGCCCAATTCCCAAATTCGTATTTATACCCAAAAAGAACAAGGTGAAGAATGGCTACGACGATATCGTGGTTGTCTGCCCGTATTTGGATGTGTTTTAGGATTTACTGAAACTGGTTTAATTCCAGGGATTTCAGCAGCCGGTCGTACTCCAGAGGATCGGAAATATACCGCTTGTGCCGATGCCGAGTTTTTGTACTACGGCCCAGAACATAAGCCCCAACATCCGCTACCATCTTTAGCGGCTGGGGCTTCACCTGTGCTGATTTCTCGCGCTGTCTTTGAGTCACTAAAGATACCAGTTCATTTGTTTAATGCTGGTTTACCCCACCCTCCGGCTGTGCCATTAATTGACTTGGGTGGCGCTTCTGCTAAGTGTTTAAGTGGAGGTGCTGCTATGGAAATTACAACAGTACACCACTTGTTTAAACAAGGGCTACTTTGGGGAGAACGCCTTGCTGCCAATATGCAACAGAGTTATGTGATTTTTGGTGAATGCGTCGTCGGAGGTACTACAACTGCCCTGGCAATCTTAACTGCTTTGGGTATAGATGCTGCTGGAAAAGTTAACAGTAGCCACCCTATTTGTAACCACGGACAAAAGTGGGCACTAGTGCAAGCAGGGCTAGAGAAGATAATGGGGAGCAGGGGGCAGGATGAGATATTTCAATCTCAAATCATGACTTCCGTAGATCCTCTAAAAATCGTGGCTGCCGTGGGCGATCCCATGCAGGTGGTGGTAGCTGGGATGGCGATCGCAGCTAGTCGTAGTTGTGGTGTAATGCTTGCTGGTGGGACGCAAATGCTGGCGGTTTATGCTCTGATGAGTGCGATCGCTCAAGCTTACGCCTTATCATGGCAACCAGAAGCAGTAGTTGTAGGCACAACCCGTTGGGTAGCAGAAGATCCTACTGGCGCTACAGTTGACTTAGCCCTCAGCTTAGAAAAAGGCAACTTGATTCAGAGTGGAAGAACCCCTTCCCTATTAGCAACTGATCTCAGCTTTGCTGATTCTCGTTATCCTCAACTGAGAGCTTATGAGCAGGGCTTTGTGAAAGAAGGTATGGGCGCTGGGGCAGCTTGCATAGCCGCCCATCTTAGCCAAAATTGGCAGCAAGACCAACTTTTAGCAGCTATTGAATCTCAGCTTGAACGGTTAAGTACAGCATTTCATTAA
- a CDS encoding extracellular solute-binding protein codes for MDRRSFLLGTSTLALSQLLFGCGGNRQTQLKVQLLKGSIPGQVVNQFHKGLQQQVQLKFAPVDQIEDLFQQLQNWQKKPKATDEQGWSRFIPFRQGQKTADADLVTLGDYWLKAAIGQKLIQPLQELQGNQLKQWSTLDEKWKKLVTRDDQGNLDTQGKVWGAPYRWGTTVIVYNRDKFRELGWTPKDWSDLWRDGMQQRISLLNQPREVIGLVLKKLGKSYNTENLDQVPNLEKELQTLNQQVKFYSSNNYLEPLIMGDTWLAVGWSSDVLQVLGRYPQLGAVIPQSGTAMWADLWVRPAGINKGTLSDQWIDFCWQPSIAKQISVLTKSNSPISTNIAASDIQEPVRSLLQSDREVLDKSEFLLPLPPSAIKQYESLFAKMKV; via the coding sequence ATGGATCGACGGTCTTTTTTGCTCGGTACAAGCACACTGGCACTTTCACAACTGCTTTTTGGCTGTGGTGGAAACAGGCAGACGCAACTAAAAGTACAGTTATTAAAAGGTTCTATACCTGGTCAGGTGGTGAATCAGTTCCACAAAGGTTTGCAGCAACAGGTGCAGTTAAAGTTTGCCCCAGTCGACCAGATAGAGGATTTATTTCAGCAATTACAAAATTGGCAGAAAAAACCAAAAGCCACCGATGAACAAGGATGGAGTCGCTTTATACCCTTTAGGCAAGGTCAAAAAACGGCTGATGCAGACCTCGTGACATTGGGAGATTACTGGCTAAAAGCAGCTATTGGGCAGAAACTGATTCAACCACTCCAAGAGTTACAGGGAAACCAATTAAAGCAATGGTCTACTTTAGATGAAAAGTGGAAAAAATTAGTAACACGCGACGACCAAGGTAACTTGGATACTCAAGGGAAGGTGTGGGGTGCGCCTTATCGGTGGGGTACCACGGTGATTGTTTATAACCGTGACAAGTTCCGAGAATTGGGATGGACACCCAAAGATTGGAGTGATTTGTGGCGAGATGGAATGCAGCAACGCATTTCCCTGCTTAATCAACCACGAGAAGTTATTGGTCTGGTCTTAAAGAAGCTAGGCAAATCTTACAATACAGAGAATCTTGACCAAGTACCAAACTTGGAAAAAGAATTACAGACATTAAACCAACAGGTGAAGTTCTACAGTTCTAATAACTACTTAGAACCTTTAATTATGGGAGACACTTGGCTAGCGGTTGGTTGGTCAAGCGATGTACTGCAAGTTCTGGGACGTTATCCGCAACTTGGCGCAGTTATACCCCAGTCAGGAACAGCAATGTGGGCGGACTTGTGGGTGCGTCCCGCAGGTATTAATAAGGGTACTTTATCAGATCAATGGATTGATTTTTGTTGGCAACCAAGTATAGCTAAACAAATTTCGGTGTTGACTAAAAGTAATTCGCCAATTTCTACAAATATTGCCGCTTCCGACATCCAAGAACCAGTACGGAGTTTGTTACAGAGCGATCGCGAAGTTTTAGATAAAAGTGAATTTTTGCTTCCCTTACCGCCATCTGCAATAAAACAATACGAGTCTTTGTTCGCCAAAATGAAGGTTTAA
- a CDS encoding alkaline phosphatase family protein: MENHNFTQPSSDTKAPNQIFGSPAAPYQNSLITPGNPNAAQVSYAGAYHNVLATPSGKNPSIHPSEPNYIWQEAGDNFGVLNDNDPFKNPGGTNQNTTLHLSALLDRAGISWKSYQEDINLAKNANGLLTNTVLPQDQWTVPLSSFSGTSPDYTNPYNGSHQYNFATKHDGHLFFTDTNGGNDPTPANPLASKYAPLQQLEEDLAHNKVASYTLITPDQFNDSHTALKDGFDYNGVHYTGDLAAIAQGDNFLSKIIPQIMSSAAYKDGGAIVIWWDETEGTNQNDFSHTIEEIVISPLAKGNAYESFVNYTHSSDLKSWEELFGVYAPDGKFLGDANSPNTNDLSDLFKEGALTPKGRRQWTNKDE, translated from the coding sequence ATGGAAAACCATAACTTCACGCAACCAAGCAGTGACACAAAAGCACCCAACCAGATATTCGGCAGTCCCGCAGCCCCCTATCAGAACAGCCTCATAACCCCCGGAAATCCAAATGCCGCTCAGGTCTCCTACGCTGGTGCTTACCATAACGTCCTAGCTACACCGTCTGGCAAGAACCCCAGCATCCACCCATCCGAGCCAAACTATATTTGGCAAGAAGCCGGCGATAACTTCGGCGTGCTTAACGATAATGACCCTTTCAAAAATCCAGGGGGCACTAATCAAAATACTACACTCCATCTCAGTGCTTTACTCGATCGGGCTGGTATCTCTTGGAAATCCTACCAAGAAGACATTAACCTAGCAAAAAATGCTAATGGTCTACTTACCAACACAGTTCTACCTCAAGACCAGTGGACTGTCCCCCTGAGCAGCTTCAGTGGTACATCACCTGATTACACTAACCCCTACAACGGTAGCCATCAATATAATTTTGCTACCAAACACGATGGTCATCTGTTTTTTACTGACACCAACGGCGGTAACGACCCAACACCAGCAAACCCCCTAGCATCTAAATATGCACCATTGCAACAATTAGAAGAAGACCTTGCTCATAATAAAGTTGCTAGTTATACCCTGATTACACCAGACCAATTCAATGATTCACACACTGCGTTGAAAGATGGCTTTGACTATAATGGGGTGCATTACACAGGCGATCTGGCCGCAATTGCACAGGGTGACAACTTTCTTTCCAAGATAATTCCGCAGATTATGTCCTCGGCTGCTTACAAGGACGGTGGCGCGATTGTGATCTGGTGGGATGAGACTGAAGGTACTAACCAGAATGACTTTAGCCACACCATAGAGGAAATCGTGATCTCACCTCTGGCCAAGGGTAACGCCTATGAAAGCTTCGTAAATTATACCCACTCGTCCGACCTGAAGAGCTGGGAGGAACTCTTCGGTGTATACGCACCAGACGGCAAGTTTTTGGGTGATGCAAACTCACCGAACACCAACGACCTCTCGGATTTGTTTAAGGAAGGGGCACTCACTCCGAAGGGACGGAGGCAATGGACAAATAAAGACGAGTAA
- a CDS encoding U32 family peptidase, whose amino-acid sequence MKSDRPQLSLQRPELLAPAGNWECAKAAVENGADAIYFGLDRFNARMRAENFTEADLPQLMTFLHRRGVKGYVTVNTLIFPKELAEAQQYLRTIIAAGVDAVIVQDVGICRLIRHLSPDFPIHASTQMTITSAAGVEFAQSLGCQLVVLARECSLQEINKIQQQIAQQETSLPLEVFVHGALCVAYSGQCLTSEALGGRSANRGECAQACRMPYELIADGEVVNLKERKYLLSPQDLAGLDVLPDLVKSGVTCLKIEGRLKAPEYVANVTRVYRQALDGVMTELARPNSLVSSRREEGIKAPLSTMPNGRLTPTERGWGRGQLDQEHYNLEMAFSRGLYTGWFGGINNQELVHARFGKKRGVYLGEVTRIHNEQVTVKLEAPVKPGDGIVFDCGHPEAKEEGGRVYAVVSKGKEAMLTFGRNDLNLRRVHIGDRIWKTSDPELEKQLRQSFAGENPQFQRPIDVEVYGEIGQPLIAIARDRLGNIVQIESTISLVEAHTKPLDTERLQEQFGRLGNTPFVLEKLTNHLSTSLMLPVSELNRMRREIVAQLEELRSQPKRWQLRSDVSFQDLLPSSSSLSLSSPSLIVLVRNLKQLQAALKAGIETLYCEFEDPRAYREAVQMVRQQQQKNKADNPSLLTDNSALPTIWVAPPRITKPGENWILQQVRACEADGYLIRNYDQLRFFAQDRCIGDFSLNVANPLTADYFQQRFALERLTASYDLNIAQLQDLLTSCPPQWFEVTIHQHIPMFHMEHCVFCAFLSTGTDHTNCGRPCEKQEVKLKDRVGSEHVLKADVGCRNTVFNGTAQTGAEYVQRLIELGLHHFRIEFINETPEQVAKIIHRYRQLLQGEITGSQLWRELKLQNQLGVTRGPLGL is encoded by the coding sequence ATGAAAAGCGATCGCCCCCAACTCTCTCTTCAACGTCCCGAACTACTCGCACCAGCAGGTAACTGGGAATGTGCTAAAGCTGCTGTGGAAAATGGGGCAGATGCGATTTACTTCGGTTTGGATCGCTTCAACGCCAGAATGCGGGCAGAAAATTTTACTGAGGCAGACTTACCTCAATTGATGACATTTCTGCACCGTCGCGGTGTAAAGGGTTATGTTACTGTCAACACACTAATATTTCCCAAAGAACTAGCAGAAGCACAGCAATATCTCCGCACAATTATTGCCGCAGGTGTAGATGCCGTCATTGTCCAAGATGTAGGAATATGTCGTCTCATCCGTCACCTCTCGCCCGATTTTCCCATCCATGCTTCTACCCAAATGACCATCACTAGTGCGGCTGGGGTGGAATTTGCTCAGTCCCTCGGCTGTCAATTAGTGGTGCTGGCACGTGAATGTTCTCTTCAGGAAATCAATAAAATTCAGCAGCAGATTGCCCAACAAGAAACTTCGCTGCCCTTGGAAGTTTTTGTTCACGGTGCTTTGTGCGTGGCGTATTCCGGTCAGTGTTTGACTAGCGAGGCTTTAGGCGGACGTTCTGCTAACCGAGGTGAATGTGCCCAAGCTTGCCGGATGCCCTACGAGTTAATCGCCGATGGGGAAGTTGTAAATTTAAAAGAACGCAAATATTTACTCAGTCCTCAAGATTTAGCAGGGTTAGATGTTTTGCCCGATTTGGTGAAATCAGGAGTAACTTGTCTCAAAATTGAAGGTCGCCTAAAAGCTCCAGAGTATGTTGCTAATGTCACCCGTGTTTATCGGCAAGCCCTGGATGGAGTGATGACTGAATTGGCAAGACCTAACTCCCTAGTCTCCTCTCGTAGGGAAGAGGGAATAAAGGCTCCCCTCTCCACTATGCCTAACGGCAGGCTTACGCCAACGGAGAGGGGTTGGGGGAGAGGTCAATTAGATCAAGAACACTACAACTTAGAGATGGCATTTTCTCGCGGACTCTACACGGGCTGGTTTGGCGGGATTAATAATCAGGAACTAGTTCACGCCCGCTTTGGTAAAAAACGTGGGGTTTATTTAGGTGAAGTTACCCGCATTCACAACGAACAGGTGACAGTAAAATTGGAAGCGCCTGTAAAACCAGGGGATGGAATTGTATTTGACTGCGGTCATCCAGAAGCGAAGGAAGAAGGCGGCCGGGTTTATGCTGTGGTGTCCAAGGGTAAAGAAGCTATGTTGACCTTTGGGCGAAATGACTTGAACCTGCGCCGTGTGCATATAGGCGATCGCATTTGGAAAACCAGCGATCCCGAACTCGAGAAGCAACTGCGTCAAAGTTTTGCAGGCGAGAACCCACAATTTCAGCGTCCCATTGATGTAGAGGTTTATGGAGAAATCGGTCAGCCATTAATTGCGATCGCCCGCGATCGACTCGGTAATATTGTCCAGATAGAATCTACAATTTCTCTGGTGGAGGCGCACACCAAACCCTTAGATACAGAACGTTTACAAGAACAATTCGGTCGTCTCGGTAACACGCCTTTCGTTTTGGAAAAACTAACCAACCACCTCAGCACTTCTCTTATGCTGCCCGTAAGTGAGTTGAACCGGATGAGGCGCGAAATTGTGGCGCAGTTGGAAGAATTGCGAAGTCAACCTAAACGTTGGCAGTTACGTTCTGATGTCTCTTTCCAAGACTTACTCCCCTCATCATCTTCCTTATCCCTCTCTTCTCCTTCACTGATCGTCTTAGTACGAAACCTCAAGCAACTCCAAGCCGCCCTCAAAGCTGGTATTGAAACCCTATACTGTGAATTTGAAGATCCCCGCGCCTACCGAGAAGCGGTGCAAATGGTTCGCCAACAACAGCAAAAAAACAAAGCAGACAATCCTTCACTTTTAACTGATAATTCAGCACTCCCCACAATCTGGGTTGCACCGCCCCGAATTACTAAACCGGGTGAAAATTGGATTTTGCAGCAGGTACGTGCCTGTGAAGCAGATGGCTATCTGATACGGAACTATGACCAACTGCGATTCTTTGCTCAAGACCGTTGTATTGGAGATTTTTCGCTCAACGTTGCTAATCCCTTAACAGCAGACTATTTTCAGCAACGCTTTGCTTTAGAACGCCTGACGGCATCTTATGACCTGAATATTGCCCAACTACAAGACCTGCTCACCAGTTGTCCACCCCAGTGGTTTGAGGTAACAATCCATCAACATATACCGATGTTCCACATGGAACACTGCGTATTCTGTGCTTTTCTATCGACAGGTACAGATCATACTAACTGTGGGCGACCTTGTGAAAAGCAGGAAGTCAAATTAAAAGATCGTGTAGGCAGCGAACATGTCCTCAAAGCAGATGTAGGTTGCCGCAATACTGTATTCAACGGCACCGCTCAAACTGGAGCAGAGTACGTACAGCGTCTCATAGAGCTGGGATTACATCATTTTCGTATTGAATTTATAAATGAAACTCCAGAGCAAGTGGCTAAAATAATACATCGCTATCGTCAATTATTGCAGGGTGAAATTACAGGTTCCCAACTATGGCGCGAGTTGAAGCTGCAAAATCAATTGGGCGTAACTCGTGGCCCATTGGGACTTTGA
- a CDS encoding type II toxin-antitoxin system HicA family toxin, with the protein MPKKIRELKAILLKAGFVYRPAKGSHTFWTHPLIPDEPVTIAGKDGDDAPRYLEKQVNRVLKQLGEIEEEE; encoded by the coding sequence ATGCCCAAGAAAATTAGAGAGTTAAAAGCAATTTTGTTGAAAGCCGGATTTGTATATCGTCCTGCAAAAGGTAGTCATACATTCTGGACTCACCCACTTATACCTGATGAACCAGTTACCATTGCTGGAAAAGATGGAGACGATGCACCCCGATATTTGGAAAAGCAAGTCAATCGTGTTTTGAAGCAACTAGGAGAAATAGAGGAAGAAGAATGA
- a CDS encoding type II toxin-antitoxin system HicB family antitoxin produces the protein MNDRYSMVIQWSNEDNCYLVHLPEFPWQQFHTHGKSYEEAAKHGHEVIESLIEWYGEQGKPLPEPITFPQKPLKVA, from the coding sequence ATGAACGATCGCTACAGTATGGTAATTCAATGGTCAAATGAGGATAATTGCTACTTGGTACACTTACCAGAATTTCCTTGGCAGCAATTCCATACTCATGGCAAAAGTTATGAAGAAGCCGCTAAACATGGACACGAAGTGATTGAATCTCTAATTGAATGGTATGGAGAACAAGGAAAACCTTTGCCAGAGCCAATTACTTTTCCTCAAAAACCGTTAAAAGTAGCTTAA
- a CDS encoding DUF4126 domain-containing protein, translating into MDLNSLFNLNTFIELLLGISLSAAAGFRVFVPLLALSMASVFGHLDLPTNFDWVETPQAVIVFAVACLLEIIGYYIPWLDHLLDIVATPAAFIAGTIVTASVAPEMNPLVQWTLALIAGGGTAGLTQGLTNLLRISSAGVSGGLTNPVVSTIELVIAIGLSVLALALPVVAGVIVIGFLIIAIQRLWNFFLNKPSSQINETVSPSRELG; encoded by the coding sequence ATGGATTTAAATTCTTTGTTCAATCTAAATACATTTATTGAATTATTACTGGGGATTAGTTTGAGCGCGGCGGCTGGCTTTCGAGTATTTGTACCACTGCTAGCATTGAGTATGGCTTCAGTTTTTGGACATTTAGATTTGCCAACTAACTTTGATTGGGTGGAAACACCTCAAGCTGTAATTGTATTTGCCGTCGCTTGTTTGCTGGAAATTATCGGTTATTACATTCCTTGGTTGGATCATCTGCTGGATATTGTTGCCACTCCTGCGGCATTTATCGCCGGGACAATCGTAACAGCATCTGTTGCTCCAGAGATGAATCCACTGGTGCAATGGACGTTAGCTTTAATTGCAGGTGGTGGAACCGCAGGATTAACTCAGGGATTAACGAATTTATTGCGGATAAGTTCTGCAGGGGTTTCTGGTGGATTAACCAATCCAGTTGTGTCAACCATTGAGTTGGTCATCGCAATCGGACTGTCTGTGCTGGCGCTAGCTTTACCAGTGGTAGCAGGAGTGATTGTGATTGGTTTTCTAATAATAGCTATTCAAAGACTCTGGAATTTCTTCTTGAATAAACCATCTTCTCAAATTAACGAAACCGTCTCTCCATCAAGAGAATTGGGATAA
- a CDS encoding peptidoglycan recognition family protein yields MRFKDWATRVLLISLMFMAVIVVLLIGRATKLHNNPTTSHVSNPRAMAFSQYPQVQFQSAKEPEKKFQGVIKSPVKTNKPLARYITTQAFAQYRPSYQVASVDPSNYGERYAQDANGVPLNNQPIIVLHETGYSASSAINFFQVAHSDEGVQASYHALIKLDGTVVYLVPPEKRAFGAANSVFESPQGLETVQTNPKLPASVNNFAYHVSLETPPDSYDSNSQQTHSGYTEAQYKSLAWLVAQSQVPDYRITTHHLVDRSGKKVDPINFDGSKFLNLLNTFRQVRPIYRVNK; encoded by the coding sequence ATGAGGTTTAAAGACTGGGCGACTAGGGTGTTACTAATCTCGCTGATGTTCATGGCTGTGATTGTAGTGCTGCTAATTGGACGAGCGACAAAATTACACAATAATCCGACAACATCCCATGTATCTAATCCACGGGCTATGGCCTTTAGTCAATATCCGCAGGTGCAATTCCAATCAGCGAAAGAGCCAGAGAAAAAATTTCAAGGTGTTATCAAGTCCCCAGTCAAGACTAACAAGCCTCTAGCAAGGTACATAACTACTCAAGCTTTTGCACAGTACAGACCTAGTTATCAAGTTGCTTCGGTTGATCCAAGTAACTATGGAGAACGCTACGCCCAAGATGCTAACGGCGTTCCTCTCAATAACCAACCGATTATCGTCCTCCATGAAACTGGTTATTCTGCTTCCAGTGCCATTAATTTTTTTCAAGTAGCCCATAGTGATGAAGGTGTGCAAGCAAGCTACCACGCCTTAATAAAGTTAGATGGAACTGTGGTTTATTTAGTACCACCAGAAAAGCGGGCTTTTGGTGCAGCTAACTCAGTATTTGAAAGTCCACAGGGATTGGAAACTGTGCAAACTAATCCGAAGTTACCAGCGTCTGTGAATAATTTTGCTTATCACGTTTCTTTGGAAACACCGCCAGATAGTTATGACAGTAATAGCCAACAAACTCATAGCGGCTACACGGAGGCTCAATATAAATCTCTTGCTTGGTTAGTTGCTCAAAGTCAAGTTCCAGACTATCGCATAACTACCCATCATCTCGTAGACCGTTCTGGTAAAAAAGTTGACCCGATAAATTTTGATGGTAGTAAATTTCTGAACTTACTTAATACTTTTCGTCAGGTCAGACCAATCTATAGAGTAAATAAATAA